In a single window of the Mus musculus strain C57BL/6J chromosome 6, GRCm38.p6 C57BL/6J genome:
- the Wdr54 gene encoding WD repeat-containing protein 54 isoform X2, protein MSLMAPSWFIGTPWTQAMLLQYRLCLPEELLPASTSSVWDGVADMVTADDSGVLCVWRSGPEFTLLTRIPGFGVPCPSVQLWQGIVAAGYGNGQVRLYDASTGALHVQISAHARTISALDLAPEVGKLLSAAEDTFVHIWKLNRNPESGSIEVEHCHGECISDTQVCGARFCDPLGSSFAVTGYDLAEILRFGTV, encoded by the exons ATGAGTCTGATGGCTCCGTCATGGTTTATTGGCACGCCTTGGACTCAGGCGATGCTTCTTCAG TACAGGCTATGTTTGCCCGAGGAATTGCTGCCAGCGTCCACTTCATCTGTGTGG GATGGTGTTGCTGACATGGTGACAGCAGATGACTCGGGTGTCCTGTGTGTCTGGAGGTCGGGACCTGAGTTCACCTTACTGACCCGAATACCAGGATTCGG GGTCCCATGCCCCTCTGTGCAGCTGTGGCAGGGGATCGTGGCAGCAGGGTATGGAAATGGGCAAGTGCGCCTGTATGATGCCAGCACAGGGGCCCTCCACGTCCAGATCAGTGCCCACGCCCGGACCATCTCTGCCCTGGACCTCGCTCCAGAGGTCGGCAAG CTACTGTCTGCAGCTGAGGACACCTTTGTGCACATCTGGAAGCTGAACAGAAACCCAGAAAGTGGCTCTATTGAG GTGGAACACTGCCATGGTGAATGTATTTCTGACACCCAGGTGTGTGGTGCTCGGTTCTGTGATCCATTGGGCAGCTCCTTTGCTGTGACAGGTTATGACCTGGCTGAGATCCTGAGATTTGGCACTGTCTGA
- the Wdr54 gene encoding WD repeat-containing protein 54 isoform X1: protein MFRRERSIPLRSSAAALSNNLSVLQLPARDLTHFGVVHGPSAQLLSAAPEGVPLAQRQLHVKEGAGVSPPLITQVHWCVLPFRVLLVLTSHRGIQSLRIPMDLPGWVKCPELNKGHLDLALILAPIFQMYESDGSVMVYWHALDSGDASSVQAMFARGIAASVHFICVGTCSGRVLVFDIPAKGPNIVLSEELAGHQTPITDIATERAQGQDGVADMVTADDSGVLCVWRSGPEFTLLTRIPGFGVPCPSVQLWQGIVAAGYGNGQVRLYDASTGALHVQISAHARTISALDLAPEVGKLLSAAEDTFVHIWKLNRNPESGSIEVEHCHGECISDTQVCGARFCDPLGSSFAVTGYDLAEILRFGTV from the exons atgtTCCGCCGCGAGCGCTCCATCCCACTTCGTAGCTCTGCCGCCGCCCTGTCTAACAACCTCAGTGTACTGCAGCTGCCAGCCCGTGATCTCACGCATTTTGGGGTGGTTCATGGACCGAGCGCCCAGCTTCTCAGTGCTGCCCCTGAGGGTGTGCCCTTGGCCCAGCGCCAGCTCCACGTTAAAGAGGGTGCTGGAGTGAGTCCCCCACTTATCACTCAG GTTCACTGGTGTGTCCTCCCCTTCAGAGTACTGCTGGTCCTCACCTCGCATCGAGGGATACAG AGTTTGAGGATTCCAATGGACTTACCTGGCTGGGTGAAGTGCCCAGAACTCAACAAGGGTCATCTGGATCTTGCTCTCATCCTTGCCCCCATCTTCCAGATGTATGAGTCTGATGGCTCCGTCATGGTTTATTGGCACGCCTTGGACTCAGGCGATGCTTCTTCAG TACAGGCTATGTTTGCCCGAGGAATTGCTGCCAGCGTCCACTTCATCTGTGTGG GAACGTGTTCCGGTCGAGTACTGGTCTTTGATATCCCCGCTAAGGGTCCCAACATTGTACTCAGCGAGGAACTGGCTGGGCACCAGACACCAATCACAGATATTGCCACTGAGCGTGCCCAGGGGCAG GATGGTGTTGCTGACATGGTGACAGCAGATGACTCGGGTGTCCTGTGTGTCTGGAGGTCGGGACCTGAGTTCACCTTACTGACCCGAATACCAGGATTCGG GGTCCCATGCCCCTCTGTGCAGCTGTGGCAGGGGATCGTGGCAGCAGGGTATGGAAATGGGCAAGTGCGCCTGTATGATGCCAGCACAGGGGCCCTCCACGTCCAGATCAGTGCCCACGCCCGGACCATCTCTGCCCTGGACCTCGCTCCAGAGGTCGGCAAG CTACTGTCTGCAGCTGAGGACACCTTTGTGCACATCTGGAAGCTGAACAGAAACCCAGAAAGTGGCTCTATTGAG GTGGAACACTGCCATGGTGAATGTATTTCTGACACCCAGGTGTGTGGTGCTCGGTTCTGTGATCCATTGGGCAGCTCCTTTGCTGTGACAGGTTATGACCTGGCTGAGATCCTGAGATTTGGCACTGTCTGA
- the Wdr54 gene encoding WD repeat-containing protein 54 isoform a (isoform a is encoded by transcript variant 2) — protein MFRRERSIPLRSSAAALSNNLSVLQLPARDLTHFGVVHGPSAQLLSAAPEGVPLAQRQLHVKEGAGVSPPLITQVHWCVLPFRVLLVLTSHRGIQMYESDGSVMVYWHALDSGDASSVQAMFARGIAASVHFICVGTCSGRVLVFDIPAKGPNIVLSEELAGHQTPITDIATERAQGQDGVADMVTADDSGVLCVWRSGPEFTLLTRIPGFGVPCPSVQLWQGIVAAGYGNGQVRLYDASTGALHVQISAHARTISALDLAPEVGKLLSAAEDTFVHIWKLNRNPESGSIEVEHCHGECISDTQVCGARFCDPLGSSFAVTGYDLAEILRFGTV, from the exons atgtTCCGCCGCGAGCGCTCCATCCCACTTCGTAGCTCTGCCGCCGCCCTGTCTAACAACCTCAGTGTACTGCAGCTGCCAGCCCGTGATCTCACGCATTTTGGGGTGGTTCATGGACCGAGCGCCCAGCTTCTCAGTGCTGCCCCTGAGGGTGTGCCCTTGGCCCAGCGCCAGCTCCACGTTAAAGAGGGTGCTGGAGTGAGTCCCCCACTTATCACTCAG GTTCACTGGTGTGTCCTCCCCTTCAGAGTACTGCTGGTCCTCACCTCGCATCGAGGGATACAG ATGTATGAGTCTGATGGCTCCGTCATGGTTTATTGGCACGCCTTGGACTCAGGCGATGCTTCTTCAG TACAGGCTATGTTTGCCCGAGGAATTGCTGCCAGCGTCCACTTCATCTGTGTGG GAACGTGTTCCGGTCGAGTACTGGTCTTTGATATCCCCGCTAAGGGTCCCAACATTGTACTCAGCGAGGAACTGGCTGGGCACCAGACACCAATCACAGATATTGCCACTGAGCGTGCCCAGGGGCAG GATGGTGTTGCTGACATGGTGACAGCAGATGACTCGGGTGTCCTGTGTGTCTGGAGGTCGGGACCTGAGTTCACCTTACTGACCCGAATACCAGGATTCGG GGTCCCATGCCCCTCTGTGCAGCTGTGGCAGGGGATCGTGGCAGCAGGGTATGGAAATGGGCAAGTGCGCCTGTATGATGCCAGCACAGGGGCCCTCCACGTCCAGATCAGTGCCCACGCCCGGACCATCTCTGCCCTGGACCTCGCTCCAGAGGTCGGCAAG CTACTGTCTGCAGCTGAGGACACCTTTGTGCACATCTGGAAGCTGAACAGAAACCCAGAAAGTGGCTCTATTGAG GTGGAACACTGCCATGGTGAATGTATTTCTGACACCCAGGTGTGTGGTGCTCGGTTCTGTGATCCATTGGGCAGCTCCTTTGCTGTGACAGGTTATGACCTGGCTGAGATCCTGAGATTTGGCACTGTCTGA
- the Wdr54 gene encoding WD repeat-containing protein 54 isoform b (isoform b is encoded by transcript variant 3) — MDLPGWVKCPELNKGHLDLALILAPIFQMYESDGSVMVYWHALDSGDASSVQAMFARGIAASVHFICVGTCSGRVLVFDIPAKGPNIVLSEELAGHQTPITDIATERAQGQDGVADMVTADDSGVLCVWRSGPEFTLLTRIPGFGVPCPSVQLWQGIVAAGYGNGQVRLYDASTGALHVQISAHARTISALDLAPEVGKLLSAAEDTFVHIWKLNRNPESGSIEVEHCHGECISDTQVCGARFCDPLGSSFAVTGYDLAEILRFGTV; from the exons ATGGACTTACCTGGCTGGGTGAAGTGCCCAGAACTCAACAAGGGTCATCTGGATCTTGCTCTCATCCTTGCCCCCATCTTCCAGATGTATGAGTCTGATGGCTCCGTCATGGTTTATTGGCACGCCTTGGACTCAGGCGATGCTTCTTCAG TACAGGCTATGTTTGCCCGAGGAATTGCTGCCAGCGTCCACTTCATCTGTGTGG GAACGTGTTCCGGTCGAGTACTGGTCTTTGATATCCCCGCTAAGGGTCCCAACATTGTACTCAGCGAGGAACTGGCTGGGCACCAGACACCAATCACAGATATTGCCACTGAGCGTGCCCAGGGGCAG GATGGTGTTGCTGACATGGTGACAGCAGATGACTCGGGTGTCCTGTGTGTCTGGAGGTCGGGACCTGAGTTCACCTTACTGACCCGAATACCAGGATTCGG GGTCCCATGCCCCTCTGTGCAGCTGTGGCAGGGGATCGTGGCAGCAGGGTATGGAAATGGGCAAGTGCGCCTGTATGATGCCAGCACAGGGGCCCTCCACGTCCAGATCAGTGCCCACGCCCGGACCATCTCTGCCCTGGACCTCGCTCCAGAGGTCGGCAAG CTACTGTCTGCAGCTGAGGACACCTTTGTGCACATCTGGAAGCTGAACAGAAACCCAGAAAGTGGCTCTATTGAG GTGGAACACTGCCATGGTGAATGTATTTCTGACACCCAGGTGTGTGGTGCTCGGTTCTGTGATCCATTGGGCAGCTCCTTTGCTGTGACAGGTTATGACCTGGCTGAGATCCTGAGATTTGGCACTGTCTGA